In the Emys orbicularis isolate rEmyOrb1 chromosome 3, rEmyOrb1.hap1, whole genome shotgun sequence genome, one interval contains:
- the ATRAID gene encoding all-trans retinoic acid-induced differentiation factor translates to MGRPVASGLGPRAWVLRLLLGLAAWRGGAAGRSAVCSCCPGPVRSGSSVARYCASRPALALHGRCCLSGEPEPVIVGLDLGNCSLTFLGAGFPDASTAVVIDLTENPLENISNTSFQGFTRLQSLSLPRALECPGGSMAWDLNITHGDSRTCQGQRNLCNSSGELAWLCPENSQCSPDGPGLVQCLCSGSYHGYKCLREGTFPLLLFYGILGAVTTTLSLLAWGSQRRKAKTS, encoded by the exons ATGGGGCGGCCGGTGGCGAGCGGGCTCGGGCCCCGCGCCTGGGTCCTGCGGCTGCTGCTCGGGCTGGCGGCCTGGCGGGGCGGCGCGGCCGGGCGGAGCGCG gtgtGCAGCTGCTGCCCGGGCCCGGTGCGGAGCGGCTCCAGCGTGGCCCGTTACTGCGCGTCGCGCCCGGCCTTGGCGCTGCACGGGCGCTGCTGCCTCAGCGGGGAGCCGGAGCCCGTCATCGTGGG GCTGGATCTGGGCAACTGCTCACTGACGTTCCTCGGTGCTGGGTTCCCGGATGCCAGCACTGCTGTTGTCAT TGACCTGACCGAGAACCCCCTGGAGAACATCAGCAACACCTCCTTCCAGGGCTTCACCAGGTTGCAGAGCCT ATCCCTGCCGCGTGCCCTGGAGTGCCCTGGAGGGAGCATGGCCTGGGACCTCAACATCACCCACGGGGACAGCCGAACCTGCCAGGGGCAGAGGAACCTCTGCAACAGCTCGGGGGAGCTCG CCTGGCTGTGCCCAGAGAACTCCCAGTGCAGCCCCGACGGCCCCGGGCTCGTCCAGTGCCTGTGCTCCGGGAGCTACCACGGCTACAAGTGTCTGCGCGAG GGCACCTTTCCCCTGCTGCTCTTCTATGGGATCCTGGGAGCCGTGACGACCACCCTGTCCCTGCTGGCCTGGGGCAGCCAGCGCCGGAAAGCCAAGACCTCGTGA